The Podospora bellae-mahoneyi strain CBS 112042 chromosome 7, whole genome shotgun sequence genome includes a window with the following:
- a CDS encoding hypothetical protein (CAZy:CE5; EggNog:ENOG503NZ9I; COG:S) — protein MKLPCLPLHLHHHHHHLLLLLLFLLLTLPSASPLPVTPKPGPCPLLHILSARETTAPPGFGSSITLTQLLLSTFNHSSPPPTHPTITAEAIDYPALGANTSEYAASVTTGTAAVIKRLSTFNALCPETILILHGFSQGGQIIDDALCGVPHDFTGLGKPDEDGGRVGRPLVRREVQRNIAAVVLMGSPRFTGGKRRGEKGTAKVGGFAARPEGFSCPVFDDRMVSFCDEGDPFCSDGEDEEVHGGYGGVYGGEALGFVVERVLVG, from the coding sequence ATGAAGCTCCCATGCCTacctcttcacctccaccaccaccaccaccacctcctcctcctcctcctcttcctcctcctcaccctcccatcagcctcccccctcccagtcACACCAAAACCCGGCCCctgccccctcctccacatcctctccgcccgtgagaccaccgcccccccagGCTTCGGCTCCTCCATAACCCTTactcaactcctcctctcaaccttcaaccactcctcccccccacccacccacccaaccatAACCGCCGAAGCAATAGACTACCCGGCCCTAGGCGCCAACACATCCGAATACGCCGCCTCAGTAACAACcggaacagcagcagtcatCAAACGGCTTTCTACATTCAACGCCCTGTGTCCAGAGACAATACTCATCCTCCATGGGTTCAGCCAGGGAGGGCAGATCATAGATGATGCGCTTTGCGGGGTGCCTCATGATTTTACTGGACTAGGAAAACCTGATGAAGACGGGGGACGGGTTGGGAGGCCTTTGGTCAGGAGGGAGGTGCAGAGGAATAttgcggcggtggtgttgatggggagtCCGAGATTTACtggtgggaaaaggaggggggagaaggggacgGCGAAGGTGGGAGGATTTGCTGCCCGACCGGAGGGGTTCAGCTGTCCGGTGTTTGATGATAGGATGGTGAGTTTttgtgatgagggggatcCGTTTTGttcggatggggaggatgaggaggttcaTGGGGGGTATGGGGGAGTTTATGGGGGGGAGGCGTTGGGGTTTGTGGTTgagagggtgctggtggggtgA